The Osmerus eperlanus chromosome 22, fOsmEpe2.1, whole genome shotgun sequence genome window below encodes:
- the LOC134008728 gene encoding transmembrane protein 121-like, whose amino-acid sequence MVPPPPTNKPHVCLSTILIMWSMALMDAYLVEQNQGPRKIGVCIMVLVGDICFLIVLRYVAVWVGSEVHTAKRGYAMILWFFYVFVLEIKVYFVYQNYKAEDGRGTVDGIGADAGVMRKALTLLLSICIPVVFITLAATDHMEYVRPHKKKEEIRSRLFWVVVDLLDVLDMQANLWEPQRKGLPLWVEGLMFFYCYILLLVLPCVSLSEISMQGVNIVPHKMMLYPIISLVTINVITIFIRGGNMFFYRDTRVSGILIGKNVIAIILKTCSFVQYRRQMHEAPKPLLGIDMQKNSIPIAPTVPISVPMSMPMPPQVIIEDFTTLPEETDCDRSDRECDQT is encoded by the coding sequence ATGGTGCCTCCACCGCCCACCAACAAGCCCCATGTCTGCCTGTCGACCATCTTGATAATGTGGAGTATGGCGTTGATGGACGCCTACCTTGTGGAACAGAACCAGGGACCCCGGAAGATCGGCGTGTGCATCATGGTTCTGGTTGGTGACATATGCTTCCTCATCGTGCTGCGCTACGTGGCCGTGTGGGTGGGCTCAGAGGTTCACACCGCAAAGCGTGGTTATGCCATGATCCTCTGGTTCTTCTACGTCTTTGTGCTGGAGATCAAGGTCTACTTTGTCTACCAGAACTACAAAGCTGAGGATGGGAGAGGCACGGTTGACGGGATAGGGGCAGATGCCGGGGTCATGAGAAAGGCCCTCACCTTACTCCTGTCCATCTGTATACCGGTAGTTTTCATCACCTTGGCTGCCACAGATCACATGGAGTACGTGCGGCcgcacaagaagaaggaggagatcaGGAGCCGTCTTTTCTGGGTGGTGGTTGACCTGCTTGATGTTTTGGACATGCAGGCTAACCTGTGGGAGCCTCAGAGGAAAGGCCTCCCCTTATGGGTGGAGGGACTGATGTTCTTTTACTGCTACATTCTTCTGTTGGTGCTGCCATGTGTGTCGCTAAGTGAGATTAGCATGCAGGGTGTAAACATTGTGCCCCACAAGATGATGCTCTACCCAATTATCAGTCTTGTGACCATAAATGTCATAACAATCTTTATTCGTGGTGGGAACATGTTTTTTTACAGGGACACCAGGGTGTCTGGGATACTAATaggtaaaaatgtaattgccaTCATCCTGAAGACTTGCAGCTTTGTACAGTACAGGAGACAGATGCATGAAGCCCCTAAACCACTTCTCGGGATAGATATGCAAAAGAATTCCATTCCCATTGCACCAACGGTGCCCATATCAGTGCCCATGTCTATGCCCATGCCACCTCAGGTAATCATTGAGGACTTTACAACTTTACCAGAGGAGACAGATTGTGACAGAAGTGACAGAGAATGTGACCAAACGTGA